A single window of Pseudomonas benzenivorans DNA harbors:
- a CDS encoding LysR substrate-binding domain-containing protein, translated as MQVVRRCNFAAVAQEQGCSPAYVSKRIRLLEEQLGARLLHRTTRRVALTEEGERAYQWAQRILDAVEHMSDDVSSLQQEPRGELRIVSSFGLGRRHVAPALSALSARYPQLDIHFEVFDRAVDLIAEGYDLDIRVGDSIEPHLIAKRLAANSRILCAAPAYLAEHGQPRSLHELAQHDCLVIKEREHPLGLWRLQGPEGVEQIKVTGSLSANHGEIAHQWGIDGRGILLRSYWDLYDSLEQGRLVQILPAYSQPADIWAVYAAPLARSAKVRVTVEHLRDYFAERLRLVEPDARDG; from the coding sequence ATGCAGGTGGTGCGCCGCTGCAATTTCGCCGCGGTGGCGCAGGAGCAGGGCTGTTCGCCGGCCTATGTGAGCAAGCGCATCCGCCTGCTGGAAGAGCAGCTCGGGGCGCGCCTTCTGCACCGCACCACCCGGCGCGTGGCGCTGACCGAGGAGGGCGAGCGCGCCTACCAGTGGGCGCAGCGCATTCTCGATGCGGTCGAGCACATGAGCGACGACGTGTCCTCGCTGCAGCAGGAGCCGCGCGGCGAGCTGCGCATCGTCAGCAGCTTCGGCCTGGGCCGGCGCCACGTGGCGCCGGCGCTGTCGGCGCTGTCGGCGCGCTACCCGCAGCTGGACATCCACTTCGAGGTGTTCGATCGTGCGGTGGACCTGATCGCCGAAGGCTATGACCTGGACATCCGCGTCGGCGACAGCATCGAGCCGCACCTGATCGCCAAGCGCCTGGCGGCCAACAGCCGGATTCTCTGCGCGGCGCCGGCCTACCTGGCCGAGCACGGCCAGCCGCGCAGCCTGCACGAACTGGCCCAGCACGATTGCCTGGTGATCAAGGAGCGCGAGCATCCGCTCGGGCTATGGCGCCTGCAGGGGCCGGAGGGGGTGGAGCAGATCAAGGTGACCGGCTCGTTGTCGGCCAATCACGGCGAGATCGCCCACCAGTGGGGCATCGACGGCAGGGGCATCCTGTTGCGTTCGTACTGGGACCTGTACGACAGCCTGGAGCAGGGCCGGCTGGTGCAGATACTGCCGGCCTACAGCCAGCCGGCGGATATCTGGGCGGTGTACGCCGCGCCCCTGGCCCGTTCGGCCAAGGTGCGGGTCACCGTTGAGCATCTGCGCGACTACTTCGCCGAGCGCTTGCGCCTGGTCGAGCCAGACGCCAGGGACGGCTAG
- a CDS encoding Rieske (2Fe-2S) protein translates to MNAKKVLACKTHEVATGKQKIVKLGSLPVGIFNVGGEFHAMLNVCPHRGASLCEGPQCGTTEQTAHYDFIYGKQDDLVRCAWHGWEFEIRTGEFIVDRSIKAKTYPVSVEGEDIYVHL, encoded by the coding sequence ATGAATGCGAAGAAGGTTCTGGCCTGCAAGACCCACGAAGTCGCCACGGGCAAGCAGAAGATCGTCAAGCTCGGCAGCCTGCCGGTGGGCATCTTCAACGTCGGCGGTGAATTCCACGCCATGCTGAACGTGTGCCCACACCGGGGCGCCTCGCTGTGCGAAGGCCCGCAGTGCGGCACCACCGAGCAGACCGCTCACTACGACTTCATCTACGGCAAACAGGACGATCTGGTGCGCTGCGCCTGGCACGGCTGGGAGTTCGAGATCAGGACCGGCGAGTTCATCGTCGATCGCAGCATCAAGGCCAAGACCTACCCGGTCAGCGTCGAGGGTGAGGACATCTACGTCCACCTCTGA
- a CDS encoding tartrate dehydrogenase codes for MSKAFRIAAIPGDGIGQEVLPEGLRVLEAAARKWDLNLQIELIDWVSCDYYLEHGKMMPDDWFERLKGFDAIYFGAIGWPDKVPDHISLWGSLLKFRRDFDQYVNLRPVRLFPGVPCPLAGREPGDIDFLVIRENTEGEYSSVGGRMFEGSEHEFVLQESVFTRRGVDRILKYAFEVAQQRPRKLLTAATKSNGMAVSMPYWDERVAAMADNYPEVQWDKQHIDILCARFVLQPDRFDVVVASNLFGDILSDLGPACAGTIGIAPSSNLDPQRRFPSLFEPVHGSAPDIFGQNIANPIAMIWSGALMLDFLGNGDEAYRAAHDGILRAIEQVIASGPKTRDLGGSASTQDVGQAITAAL; via the coding sequence ATGAGCAAGGCATTTCGCATCGCGGCGATTCCCGGCGACGGCATCGGCCAGGAAGTCCTCCCCGAAGGCCTGCGGGTGCTGGAGGCGGCGGCCCGAAAGTGGGACCTGAACCTGCAGATCGAGCTGATCGACTGGGTCAGCTGCGACTACTACCTGGAACACGGCAAGATGATGCCGGACGACTGGTTCGAGCGCCTCAAGGGCTTCGACGCGATCTACTTCGGCGCCATCGGCTGGCCCGACAAGGTGCCCGACCACATTTCCCTGTGGGGCTCGCTGCTCAAGTTCCGCCGCGACTTCGACCAGTACGTCAACCTGCGCCCGGTGCGCCTGTTCCCCGGCGTGCCCTGCCCCCTGGCCGGCCGCGAGCCCGGCGACATCGACTTCCTGGTGATCCGCGAGAACACCGAGGGCGAGTATTCCTCGGTAGGCGGGCGCATGTTCGAGGGCAGCGAGCACGAGTTCGTCCTGCAGGAGTCGGTCTTCACCCGCCGCGGCGTCGACCGCATCCTCAAGTACGCCTTCGAGGTCGCCCAGCAGCGCCCGCGCAAACTGCTGACCGCCGCCACCAAGTCCAACGGCATGGCGGTGAGCATGCCCTACTGGGACGAGCGCGTGGCCGCCATGGCGGACAACTACCCCGAGGTGCAATGGGACAAGCAGCACATCGACATCCTCTGCGCGCGCTTCGTCCTGCAACCGGATCGCTTCGACGTGGTGGTGGCGTCCAACCTGTTCGGCGACATCCTCTCCGACCTCGGCCCGGCCTGCGCCGGCACCATCGGCATCGCGCCCTCGTCCAACCTCGACCCGCAGCGCCGCTTCCCCTCGCTGTTCGAGCCGGTGCACGGTTCGGCGCCGGACATCTTCGGCCAGAACATCGCCAACCCGATCGCCATGATCTGGTCCGGGGCGCTGATGCTGGACTTCCTCGGCAACGGCGATGAGGCCTACCGCGCCGCCCACGACGGCATCCTGCGCGCCATCGAGCAGGTCATCGCCAGCGGGCCCAAGACCCGCGACCTGGGCGGCAGCGCCTCGACCCAGGACGTCGGCCAGGCAATCACCGCCGCCCTCTGA
- a CDS encoding LysR substrate-binding domain-containing protein: MNLETKWLEDFVALAATRSFSQAAEKRFVTQPAFSRRIKALEQMLGLTLVNRACTPVELTEAGQLFLVTARSLVEQLGEVVRHLHNLEGQQGEVLQIAAAHSLTLGFFPAWIARLRREGLPLSTRLVASNVGEAVHALREGACDLILAYYDPDAALQMDPEIFPSLHLGRTEMLPVCAVDAEGRPLFDLASGQSVPLLAYTAGAFLGRSVNLLLRQRALRSTTVYETAMADSLKSMALQGMGVAWVPRLSVTTELARGELAVCGDEQWQAPLEIRLYRCALVRKAAVRLLWRKLESGEVGR; encoded by the coding sequence ATGAACCTGGAAACCAAATGGCTGGAGGACTTCGTCGCCCTGGCCGCCACCCGCAGCTTCTCCCAGGCGGCCGAGAAGCGCTTCGTCACCCAGCCGGCCTTCAGTCGGCGAATCAAGGCGCTGGAGCAGATGCTCGGCCTGACCCTGGTCAACCGCGCCTGCACGCCGGTGGAACTGACCGAGGCCGGCCAGCTGTTCCTGGTCACCGCGCGCAGCCTGGTGGAGCAGCTCGGCGAGGTGGTGCGCCACCTGCACAACCTCGAGGGCCAGCAGGGCGAGGTGCTGCAGATCGCCGCGGCGCACTCGCTGACCCTGGGCTTCTTCCCCGCGTGGATCGCCCGCCTGCGCCGCGAAGGCCTGCCGCTCAGCACCCGGCTGGTGGCGAGCAACGTCGGCGAGGCGGTGCACGCCCTGCGCGAAGGTGCCTGCGACCTGATCCTCGCCTACTACGACCCGGATGCGGCGCTGCAGATGGACCCGGAAATCTTCCCCTCGCTGCACCTGGGGCGCACCGAAATGCTCCCGGTCTGCGCCGTGGACGCCGAGGGCCGGCCGCTGTTCGACCTGGCCAGCGGCCAGAGCGTGCCGCTGCTGGCCTATACCGCCGGGGCCTTCCTCGGCCGTTCGGTCAACCTGCTGCTGCGCCAGCGCGCCCTGCGCTCGACCACGGTGTACGAGACGGCCATGGCCGACAGCCTCAAGAGCATGGCCCTGCAGGGCATGGGCGTGGCCTGGGTGCCGCGCCTGTCGGTGACCACGGAGCTGGCCCGCGGCGAGCTGGCGGTGTGCGGCGACGAGCAGTGGCAGGCGCCGCTGGAGATCCGCCTGTACCGCTGCGCCCTGGTGCGCAAGGCGGCGGTGCGCCTGCTGTGGCGCAAGCTGGAGAGCGGTGAAGTGGGGCGTTGA
- a CDS encoding PAS domain-containing protein, which produces MEPDSFAFRLKELLELKKLSLQAVASALGISRTAVHKWTRGGAIDEDRLRSLAEFLDVNWIWLRYGEQGQHEADSAEAVELPMTDVRRQYAAEIMESEARMRLALQNARIVIWEWNLLSDEVTYSHNVEKIYGWPVNRNEDFWPHVVPEDADALRAVTEQAIATGEPYDIDFRIILASGEVRWISSRATPIRDAQGRVLRMTGVSTDSTERKIAEQAVRDSEERFRTIFEQACGAMAYIELDGTWLKVNQRLCSLLGYSSEELCGQRFQLLSHEDELAHNLGLLERLIAGEVDMYEIEKRMRHRDGHFIWIRARTSLQRNPISGEAEHLITFLEDITEQRAERERMHEQLARCQAELAALKDSQRATS; this is translated from the coding sequence ATGGAACCTGACAGTTTTGCTTTTCGCCTCAAGGAACTGCTCGAGCTCAAGAAACTGAGCCTGCAGGCCGTGGCCAGCGCCCTGGGTATTTCCCGCACCGCCGTACACAAGTGGACCCGCGGCGGCGCCATCGACGAGGATCGCCTGCGCAGCCTGGCCGAGTTCCTCGACGTCAACTGGATCTGGCTGCGCTACGGCGAGCAGGGCCAGCACGAGGCCGACAGCGCCGAAGCCGTGGAACTGCCGATGACCGACGTACGCCGCCAGTACGCCGCCGAGATCATGGAGAGCGAGGCGCGCATGCGCCTGGCCCTGCAGAACGCGCGCATCGTCATCTGGGAATGGAACCTGCTCAGCGACGAGGTCACCTACTCGCACAACGTGGAGAAGATCTACGGCTGGCCGGTGAACCGCAACGAAGACTTCTGGCCCCATGTGGTGCCAGAGGATGCCGATGCCCTAAGGGCCGTTACCGAACAGGCCATCGCCACCGGCGAACCCTACGACATCGACTTTCGCATCATCCTGGCAAGCGGCGAGGTGCGCTGGATCTCCTCGCGTGCCACGCCGATTCGCGACGCCCAGGGCCGGGTGCTGCGCATGACCGGCGTGAGTACCGACAGCACCGAACGCAAGATCGCCGAACAGGCCGTGCGCGACAGCGAGGAGCGCTTTCGCACCATCTTCGAACAGGCCTGCGGCGCCATGGCCTATATCGAGCTCGACGGTACCTGGCTCAAGGTCAACCAGCGCCTGTGCTCTCTCCTCGGCTACAGCAGCGAGGAACTCTGCGGCCAGCGCTTCCAGCTGCTCAGCCACGAGGACGAGCTGGCCCACAACCTGGGCTTGCTGGAGCGGCTCATCGCCGGTGAAGTGGACATGTACGAGATCGAGAAGCGCATGCGCCACCGCGACGGCCACTTCATCTGGATCCGCGCGCGCACCTCGCTGCAGCGCAACCCCATCAGCGGCGAGGCCGAGCACCTGATCACCTTCCTCGAGGACATCACCGAGCAGCGTGCCGAGCGTGAGCGCATGCACGAGCAACTGGCTCGCTGTCAGGCGGAGCTGGCGGCGCTCAAGGACAGCCAGCGAGCCACTTCGTAG
- a CDS encoding PDR/VanB family oxidoreductase: MSNKYQMIDVRVTAVEQVTPLIKRFTLCALDGSALPAFTGGSHIIVQMHDGDKLYSNAYSLMSSPRDTSSYQIGVRREEQSKGGSAFMHDKVEVGSQLTIAAPNNLFALDPAAGRHVLIAGGIGITPFLSQLYELQEQGASYELHYAFRAPEHGAFADELRDGPHAEQTRFYIDSLQQGLDLAALIAGLDADAHLYVCGPKPLIDAVINTAKAQGIADARVHWEQFAVAPAEGAAFTLVLARSGTEIRVEEGVSILQAIEKSNAAEIECLCREGVCGTCETTILEGEVNHRDQYLSDEEKALQKTLMVCVSRARTPRLVLDL; this comes from the coding sequence ATGTCCAACAAGTATCAGATGATCGACGTGCGGGTGACCGCCGTGGAGCAGGTGACTCCGCTGATCAAGCGCTTCACCCTGTGTGCCCTGGATGGCAGCGCGCTGCCCGCCTTTACCGGCGGCAGCCACATCATCGTGCAGATGCACGATGGCGATAAGCTGTACAGCAACGCCTACTCGCTGATGAGTTCGCCGCGCGACACCTCGTCCTACCAGATCGGCGTGCGCCGCGAAGAGCAGTCCAAGGGCGGCTCGGCGTTCATGCACGACAAGGTCGAGGTGGGCAGCCAGCTGACCATCGCCGCGCCGAACAACCTGTTCGCCCTGGACCCGGCGGCCGGTCGTCACGTGCTGATCGCCGGCGGCATCGGCATCACCCCCTTCCTCTCGCAGCTCTACGAGCTGCAGGAGCAGGGCGCCAGCTACGAGCTGCACTACGCCTTCCGCGCCCCCGAGCACGGCGCCTTCGCCGACGAGCTGCGCGACGGGCCCCACGCCGAGCAGACGCGCTTCTACATCGACAGCCTGCAGCAGGGCCTGGACCTGGCCGCGCTGATCGCCGGCCTGGACGCCGACGCCCACCTCTACGTCTGCGGCCCCAAGCCGCTGATCGACGCGGTGATCAACACGGCCAAGGCCCAGGGCATCGCCGACGCCCGCGTGCACTGGGAACAGTTCGCCGTGGCCCCGGCCGAAGGCGCCGCCTTCACCCTGGTGCTGGCGCGCTCGGGCACGGAGATCCGCGTCGAGGAAGGCGTGAGCATTCTCCAGGCCATCGAGAAATCCAACGCCGCGGAGATCGAGTGCCTGTGCCGCGAAGGCGTGTGCGGTACCTGCGAGACCACCATTCTCGAAGGCGAGGTGAATCATCGCGATCAGTACCTCAGCGACGAGGAGAAGGCCCTGCAGAAGACCCTGATGGTCTGCGTCTCGCGCGCCCGCACCCCACGCCTGGTGCTGGACCTGTAA
- a CDS encoding aromatic ring-hydroxylating oxygenase subunit alpha: MSDFEQLPADLGTNPQEAYIIPPSHLRAKDSFEKLPVDFCSNPEEAHTIPAYYYTSPAVFEDEKERIFAKSWICVGHGSEVREANAYITREIIGESIIIVRGRDMVLRAFYNVCPHRGHQLLSGEGKAKNVITCPYHAWAFKLDGELAHARNCDNVVNFDKENSSLVSLKVEEYAGFIYINMDPNSGSVEDQLPGMGATLREACAVIDDLHLAARFVSRTHANWKSIVDNYQECYHCGPAHPGFSDSVKIETYWHKLFPNWSLQYGEAKSSEKSFKFDESAGGASFNGFWLWPCTMFNVPPSAQFMTVIYEFPVSADETLQHYDIYFLNKDLTEEQKSLIEWYRDVFRPEDLGLVESVQKGLKSRGYRGQGRIMVDKQRSGISEHGISHFHSLLAKAQHA, from the coding sequence ATGAGTGATTTCGAACAGCTGCCAGCCGACCTCGGTACCAACCCGCAAGAGGCTTACATCATCCCGCCGAGCCACCTGCGCGCCAAGGATAGTTTCGAAAAGCTGCCGGTCGACTTCTGCTCCAATCCGGAAGAGGCCCACACCATCCCGGCCTACTACTACACCTCGCCGGCGGTCTTCGAGGACGAGAAAGAGCGCATCTTCGCCAAGAGCTGGATCTGCGTCGGCCATGGCAGCGAAGTGCGCGAAGCCAACGCCTACATCACCCGCGAGATCATCGGCGAGAGCATCATCATCGTGCGCGGCCGCGACATGGTCCTGCGCGCCTTCTACAACGTCTGCCCGCACCGCGGCCACCAGCTGCTGAGCGGCGAAGGCAAGGCCAAGAACGTCATCACCTGCCCGTACCACGCCTGGGCCTTCAAGCTCGACGGCGAGCTGGCCCACGCGCGCAACTGCGACAACGTGGTCAATTTCGACAAGGAAAATTCCAGCCTGGTGTCGCTCAAGGTCGAGGAGTACGCCGGCTTCATCTACATCAACATGGACCCGAACTCGGGTAGCGTCGAAGACCAGCTGCCGGGCATGGGCGCCACCCTGCGCGAAGCCTGCGCGGTGATCGACGACCTGCACCTGGCCGCCCGCTTCGTGTCCCGTACCCATGCCAACTGGAAGTCCATCGTCGACAACTACCAGGAGTGCTACCACTGCGGTCCGGCCCACCCCGGCTTCTCCGACTCGGTGAAGATCGAGACCTACTGGCACAAGCTGTTCCCGAACTGGAGCCTGCAGTACGGCGAAGCCAAGTCCTCGGAGAAGTCGTTCAAATTCGACGAGAGCGCCGGCGGCGCCAGCTTCAATGGCTTCTGGCTGTGGCCGTGCACCATGTTCAACGTGCCGCCGAGCGCCCAGTTCATGACCGTGATCTACGAGTTCCCGGTCAGCGCCGACGAGACCCTGCAGCACTACGACATCTACTTCCTCAACAAGGATTTGACCGAGGAGCAGAAGAGCCTGATCGAGTGGTACCGCGACGTGTTCCGTCCGGAAGACCTGGGCCTGGTGGAAAGCGTGCAGAAGGGCCTGAAGTCCCGCGGCTACCGCGGTCAGGGCCGGATCATGGTGGACAAGCAGCGCAGCGGTATCAGCGAGCACGGCATTTCCCACTTCCACAGCCTGCTGGCCAAAGCCCAGCACGCCTGA
- a CDS encoding NAD-dependent succinate-semialdehyde dehydrogenase has product MKLKDQQLFRQQCYINGSWCDADSAERVEVTDPATGELIGHVPQMAGAETLRAIEAADAALPAWRALPAKERARLLRRWFDLVIQHEDDLAALMTWEQGKPLSEAVGEIRYAASFIEWFAEEGKRAYGDIIPSPSADKRLLVIKQGIGVCAAITPWNFPAAMITRKVAPALAAGCTIVVKPANETPFSALALAELAERAGLPAGVINIVTGDAVAIGKQLTEHPQVRKFSFTGSTPVGRLLMSQCASTVKKVSLELGGNAPFIVFDDADIDAAVEGAMVSKYRNAGQTCVCANRIFVHDKVHDAFAQAFAARVRDLKIGNGFEPGTQVGPLISTKAVAKVRSLIDDALGKGARLVTGGQEHALGEQFFEPTVLADVTPGMQILDEEIFGPVAPLVRFTSDEEVVRMANDTPYGLAAYFYSRDIARVWRIAEQLEYGMVGVNTGLISNEVAPFGGLKQSGLGREGSRYGIDDYLEIKYLCLAV; this is encoded by the coding sequence GTGAAACTCAAAGATCAACAGTTGTTCCGCCAGCAGTGCTACATCAACGGCAGCTGGTGCGATGCCGACAGCGCCGAGCGCGTCGAGGTCACCGACCCGGCCACCGGCGAACTGATCGGCCATGTGCCGCAGATGGCGGGCGCGGAAACCCTGCGCGCCATCGAAGCCGCCGACGCCGCCCTGCCGGCCTGGCGCGCGCTGCCGGCCAAGGAACGCGCACGCCTGCTGCGCCGCTGGTTCGACCTGGTCATCCAGCATGAAGATGACCTGGCCGCACTGATGACCTGGGAACAGGGCAAGCCGCTCAGCGAAGCCGTCGGTGAAATCCGCTACGCGGCCTCCTTCATCGAGTGGTTCGCCGAAGAGGGCAAGCGCGCCTATGGCGACATCATTCCTTCGCCCAGTGCCGACAAGCGTCTGCTGGTGATCAAGCAGGGCATCGGCGTGTGCGCCGCCATCACGCCGTGGAACTTCCCGGCCGCGATGATCACCCGCAAGGTCGCCCCGGCCCTGGCCGCCGGCTGCACCATCGTGGTCAAGCCGGCCAACGAAACGCCGTTCTCGGCCCTGGCCCTGGCCGAGCTGGCCGAGCGCGCCGGCCTGCCGGCCGGGGTGATCAACATCGTCACCGGCGATGCCGTGGCCATCGGCAAGCAGCTCACCGAGCACCCGCAGGTGCGCAAGTTCAGCTTCACCGGTTCGACCCCGGTCGGCCGCCTGCTGATGAGCCAGTGCGCCAGCACCGTGAAGAAGGTCTCCCTGGAGCTGGGCGGCAACGCGCCGTTCATCGTCTTCGACGACGCCGACATCGATGCGGCCGTCGAAGGCGCCATGGTCTCCAAGTACCGCAATGCGGGCCAGACCTGCGTCTGCGCCAACCGCATCTTCGTCCACGACAAGGTCCACGACGCCTTCGCCCAGGCCTTCGCCGCCCGGGTCCGCGACCTGAAGATCGGCAACGGTTTCGAGCCGGGCACCCAGGTCGGCCCGCTGATCAGCACCAAGGCCGTGGCCAAGGTGCGCAGCCTGATCGACGACGCCCTCGGCAAGGGCGCACGCCTGGTCACCGGCGGTCAGGAGCACGCCCTCGGCGAGCAGTTCTTCGAGCCCACGGTGCTGGCCGACGTCACGCCGGGCATGCAGATCCTCGACGAGGAGATCTTCGGGCCGGTGGCACCGCTGGTGCGCTTTACCAGCGACGAAGAAGTGGTGCGCATGGCCAACGACACGCCCTATGGCCTGGCCGCCTACTTCTACAGCCGCGATATCGCCCGCGTGTGGCGCATCGCCGAGCAGCTGGAGTACGGCATGGTCGGCGTCAACACCGGGCTGATCTCCAACGAAGTGGCGCCCTTCGGCGGTCTCAAGCAATCCGGCCTCGGCCGTGAAGGCTCCAGGTACGGCATCGACGACTACCTGGAAATCAAATACCTGTGTCTAGCGGTGTAA
- a CDS encoding aspartate ammonia-lyase, with protein sequence MSAAASFRVEKDLLGTLEVPAEAYYGIQTLRAVHNFRLSGVPLAHYPKLVVGLAMVKQASADANRALGHLSAAKHTAISTACARIIQGEFHEQFVVDMIQGGAGTSTNMNANEVIANIALEAMGHEKGQYQYLHPNNDVNMAQSTNDAYPTAIRLGLLLGHDSLLTALDKLIQSLAAKGLAFGHVLKMGRTQLQDAVPMTLGQEFRAYATTLGEDLQHLKLLAPTLLTEVNLGGTAIGTGINADPAYQALAVQRLAVISGHPLTPAADLIEATSDMGAFVLFSGMLKRTAVKLSKICNDLRLLSSGPRTGINEINLPPRQPGSSIMPGKVNPVIPEAVNQVAFEVIGNDLALTMAAEGGQLQLNVMEPLIAYKIFDSIRLLTRAMDMLRELCIDGITANEARCRELMENSIGLITALNPYIGYENATRIAKQALDSGRGVLELVREEKLLGDAELDDILRPENMIAPRLVPLKA encoded by the coding sequence ATGTCCGCTGCTGCATCCTTCCGCGTCGAAAAAGACCTGCTCGGCACCCTCGAAGTCCCGGCCGAAGCCTATTACGGCATCCAGACCCTGCGCGCGGTGCACAACTTCCGCCTGTCCGGCGTGCCGCTGGCGCACTACCCGAAGCTGGTGGTCGGCCTGGCCATGGTCAAGCAGGCCTCGGCCGACGCCAACCGCGCCCTGGGCCACCTGAGCGCGGCCAAGCACACGGCCATCAGCACCGCCTGCGCCCGCATCATCCAGGGCGAGTTCCACGAACAGTTCGTGGTCGACATGATCCAGGGCGGCGCCGGCACCTCGACCAACATGAACGCCAACGAGGTGATCGCCAATATTGCGCTGGAGGCCATGGGTCACGAGAAGGGCCAGTACCAATACCTGCACCCGAACAACGACGTGAACATGGCGCAGTCGACCAACGACGCCTACCCCACCGCCATCCGCCTGGGCCTGCTGCTCGGCCACGACAGCCTGCTGACCGCCCTGGACAAGCTGATCCAGTCGCTGGCGGCCAAGGGCCTGGCGTTCGGCCATGTGCTGAAAATGGGCCGCACCCAGCTGCAGGACGCCGTGCCCATGACCCTCGGCCAGGAGTTCCGCGCCTACGCCACCACCCTCGGCGAAGACCTGCAGCACCTCAAGCTGCTCGCCCCGACCCTGCTCACCGAGGTCAACCTGGGTGGCACCGCGATCGGCACCGGGATCAACGCCGACCCGGCCTACCAGGCCCTGGCGGTGCAGCGCCTGGCCGTGATCAGCGGCCACCCGCTGACGCCGGCCGCCGACCTGATCGAGGCCACCAGCGACATGGGCGCCTTCGTGCTGTTCTCCGGCATGCTCAAGCGCACCGCGGTCAAGCTGTCGAAGATCTGCAACGACCTGCGCCTGCTCTCCAGCGGCCCGCGCACCGGGATCAACGAGATCAACCTGCCGCCGCGCCAGCCGGGCAGCTCGATCATGCCGGGCAAGGTCAATCCGGTGATCCCCGAGGCAGTCAACCAGGTGGCCTTCGAGGTGATCGGCAATGACCTGGCGCTGACCATGGCGGCCGAGGGCGGGCAGCTGCAGCTCAACGTCATGGAGCCGCTGATCGCCTACAAGATCTTCGACTCCATCCGCCTGCTGACCCGTGCCATGGATATGCTGCGCGAGCTGTGCATCGACGGCATCACCGCCAACGAGGCGCGCTGCCGCGAACTGATGGAGAACTCCATCGGCCTGATCACCGCCCTGAACCCCTACATCGGCTACGAGAACGCCACGCGCATCGCCAAGCAGGCGCTGGACAGCGGCCGCGGCGTGCTGGAACTGGTGCGCGAGGAAAAACTGCTGGGCGACGCCGAGCTGGACGACATCCTGCGCCCGGAGAACATGATCGCGCCGCGCCTGGTGCCGCTCAAAGCCTGA